The Ictalurus furcatus strain D&B chromosome 5, Billie_1.0, whole genome shotgun sequence genome includes a region encoding these proteins:
- the dffb gene encoding DNA fragmentation factor subunit beta, which produces MSKTQTKLKSFKVRRAGEAKKFGVAASTLKELIKKACGLLQMSASKVQCCLYEDGTVVTEDYFLHLPENTELVLLPDGQSWNGMVYDLSQILGLDRHSEQLIDAAQQLLTDEHSAKRRKILSELLCNLKDHAELENREDDEDWFKGIDLRFKTKSSYMKHNCEQRIRSYLKEVDSHARTIQNSKQKSEYQKVAASMAEKLKSMHYHGTYFDRREKELHRLCTKEGWFSCQGAFNLDQCESLHSINPYGNRESRILFSTWNLDHRIEKKRTIIPTLVKALQGKKSSDINLDYFYKLLFTRENLKLVHIVCHKKGAHDLACDSRQIYRRVKRN; this is translated from the exons atgtcgaaaacacaaacaaagctAAAATCATTCAAAGTGAGGCGAGCTGGAGAGGCGAAAAAATTCGGTGTGGCGGCATCTACTCTGAAAGAACTGATCAAAAAAGCATGCGGTCtacttcag ATGTCTGCGTCGAAGGTACAGTGTTGTTTGTATGAGGACGGGACGGTAGTGACAGAAGATTATTTTCTACATCTTCCCGAAAACACCGAGTTAGTTCTACTTCCGGATGGACAGAGCTGGAACGGAA TGGTATATGACCTCAGCCAAATCCTCGGGCTGGACAGACACTCAGAACAGCTGATCGACGCAGCTCAACAGCTACTGACTGATGAGCATTCAGCTAAAAGGAGAAAAATCCTCAGTGAGCTCCTGTGTAATCTGAAAGATCATGCAGAGCTGGAGAATAGGGAAGATGATGAGGACTGGTTTAAAG GGATCGACTTAAGATTTAAGACCAAGTCCTCATACATGAAGCACAACTGTGAGCAAAGAATACGGTCATACTTGAAAGAG GTGGACAGCCATGCTCGCACTATTCAGAACTCTAAGCAGAAAAGTGAATATCAGAAGGTGGCAGCCAGCATGgcagaaaagctgaaatccatGCACTATCATGGCACTTACTTtgacagaagagaaaaagagctCCATCGACTGTGCACTAAAGAGGGCTGGTTCTCCTGCCAG GGTGCCTTTAATCTGGACCAGTGTGAATCTCTCCACTCAATAAACCCGTATGGGAACCGTGAGAGTAGAATCCTTTTCAGCACCTGGAATCTGGACCACAG GATCGAGAAGAAGAGAACCATCATACCCACTCTTGTCAAGGCACTTCAAGGTAAAAAGAGCAGTGATATAAACCTGGACTATTTCTACAAGCTGCTATTCACAAGAGAAAATCTCAAGCTGGTTCACATCGTCTGCCACAAGAAGGGAGCGCATGACCTGGCATGTGACTCACGGCAAATATACAGACGAGTTAAAAGGAATTGA